In Pyrus communis chromosome 1, drPyrComm1.1, whole genome shotgun sequence, the following are encoded in one genomic region:
- the LOC137715348 gene encoding glycerophosphocholine acyltransferase 1-like, translated as MSSGDDPIEETNGDSFHQAMRQRLKDRSKKVAQTKEILSKQAVQTREILSKQAVKIAKQAEEHEKFINKVTHFVGVLSFGGFCFLLGARPQDTRYVYCLFYFIFVPLRWIYYRFKKWHYYLLDFCYYANTIFLVDLLLYPRNEKFFMVCFSFAEGPLAWALIVWRCSLVFSSLDKLVSVLIHLLPGLVFFTIRWWDPATFAAMHPEGTSRRASWPYVENKSYLWVWLFWVPLFAYTLWQALYFLIVNVLRRQRLLRDPEVMTSYRELSKKAQKANNVWWRLSGLLGDQNRLLMYTLLQAVFTVATMALTVPIFLSYELHIIFQMLKVSASVWNGGSFLLEVMPRQVILKEKKKSEVQPTETRGDQPSDYDQRTHNSVEASPSPPN; from the exons ATGTCCAGCGGCGACGACCCTATAGAGGAAACAAATGGGGATTCGTTTCACCAAGCAATGAGGCAACGGTTGAAAGATCGGTCAAAG AAAGTTGCTCAGACCAAAGAGATTTTGTCGAAACAAGCGGTTCAGACCAGAGAGATCCTCTCAAAGCAGGCTGTGAAGATCGCCAAACAAGCTGAGGAGCATGAAAAGTTCATCAACAAG GTGACGCATTTTGTGGGGGTTCTCAGTTTCGGTGGATTTTGCTTCCTCTTAGGAGCAA gACCGCAAGATACGCGATATGTATATTGCTTGTTCTATTTCATCTTTGTTCCTCTTCGTTGGATATACTATCGGTTCAAGAAATGGCATTACTACCTTTTG GACTTTTGCTACTATGCCAACACGATATTTTTGGTTGACCTGCTTCTTTATCCAAGGAACGAAAAGTTTTTCATGGTTTGCTTCTCATTTGCTGAG GGGCCGTTAGCATGGGCATTGATTGTTTGGCGTTGTAGCTTGGTTTTTAGTTCTCTTGACAAACTTGTGAGTGTCCTCATACATCTTTTACCCG GGTTAGTTTTCTTCACTATACGATGGTGGGATCCAGCAACTTTTGCAGCGATGCATCCGGAAGGAACTTCTCGCAGAGCTTCGTGGCCTTACGTAGAAAACAAGTCCTACCTTTGGGTATGGCTCTTTTGGGTGCCCTTGTTTGCTTACACCCTCTGGCAGGCTTTGTATTTTCTCATTGTCAATGTTCTACGTCGACAAAGGCTGTTGAGAGATCCCGAAGTCATGACTTCTTACAG GGAGCTCTCAAAGAAGGCACAGAAAGCAAACAATGTATGGTGGCGCTTGAGTGGTTTGCTTGGGGATCAGAATCGCTTGCTTATGTACACTCTACTCCAAGCCGTATTTACTGTGGCAACAATGGCGCTCACGGTCCCTATCTTCTTGTCGTATGAACTGCACATTATCTTCCAAATGCTCAAGGTTTCCGCATCTGTGTGGAACGGAGGTAGTTTCTTGCTGGAGGTAATGCCGAGGCAAGTGATTctcaaggagaagaagaaatcgGAAGTGCAGCCAACAGAGACTCGGGGAGATCAACCATCGGATTATGATCAAAGGACGCACAATTCAGTCGAGGCATCCCCAAGTCCTCCGAACTAG